The genomic stretch aaagtcctACTCACATGTATAAAATGATTGGCATTCATGTAACACTACATCAACTTCTATCCTCACAATGATAGACCATTGAGCATGTATTAGAGTAACATAATTGTTTTTGAACAACATCCAAACCTAAAGTCAGCTTAGGGCTCCTCAGCACAGTGCAATTCCTATACCATAGCAATAAAACCTAGTATTTGAAGCAGTGAACAAGGTGAGACTTGTAACATGGGGCTGGCTCTCTAATTTCACTGTGGGGAATATCTACTGGTTTTCAAAGATTAGAAGTATGGGGAAAGACCTTGGGAATCTCAAGATGCCCAACCTGGTATGTTAGAACTTGAGTATAACTGGAAGActtggatggaactataaaataACACCAGGGCCTCACAAGTTAATATAAAAAGGAACACTTGTCTAAGTTATCCTTAGGCTTTAATGAGGACCTGAATATTGTAGAGATATATGCATTCAGCTCATTGGGAAGTTCAGCAAAAATAAAGTGGTTGTCCTTCAGAACCTAAGGCAAAAACGGAAGGAAGGAAATCTTTGAGGCCTTTTCCTAAAGCAAGATACAGATCTCCTCTAGACCTTACACCCTAGAGCTCATTAGGCGTCAGTCCTCAGGAACAAAACAACTAGGGCCTTTCACCTGTTGCGCAGTTGCAAACTAGGGCAGTAGTTGAAATGTgagtgggagaggagggagagttcATGAGACCCAGTCATTAGCACCCAAACCACAGCTGTTCTTAAACCAGAAAttccaagagcagaaagaaataAGGGCATAGAGAGAGTGGTTATTCTTCCAGCAAATTAAATAAAAGACTCAGTAGGGTAAGGAAGGGATATTAAAAAGAATCAGGACATCTATCACTGTGGCCAAGGGGAGGGTTTACGATCAAGGTCCCTTCACCCTCTCTTCATTCATCTTGCTTCCGTTTTGGCTTTTTGGGGTTCCGTGACCGACTCTTGGCTTTGCAAAGAGGACATATAGGTGCATTTCGATGAATCTGTTGATGACATGACAAACAGGCCTGGAGGGAGTAGACAGGATAAATAGTCAGTCTCTTAATAATGGTTCATATGGCTGATATTGAAGGGCCCAGAAAACAATTATAATTTTCCATTGGTATGGAACAGTTACCAGTAAGATTCAAGTAGAAATCTGTGTTCTCGGACACCATAGACACTTGAGAGTGGAGGATATAACTAACACATACAGTATAGAAAAATGTATGTAAAAGTTAGAAATGAAATAAGAACTACATATCAATGTAGCATTATATAAGAACATTATAACAGGCTCACTCATGTACTATTGATTTTCCTTCGACAGGATGAATCAGCAAGCATTTTCTATAATCAAGACAGTGAATATTTagacttcaaaatatttttaattgataatttgtttgtgtatctgtgtgtatgtgcataatatgtgtgtacatgccacaGTACCGGTATGGATATCTGACAACaacttttctgttctctcctagaacaacttttgggagttggttctttttttttttttttactgtgggATTTAGCGATCAAAATCAGACCATCAGGTTTACAAGGTAAATGCTTTTACATCCTGAACCACGAGTTGCTTCATAAATATAGTAGAATTTTTTACATTAAGTAGTATGTTGCAGTTATTCAACTATATTTTATGTTAAGATATAACACGCAAGTCAACTGGCATGTATGTATGCCAGTAAATCTTCAATGAAAACATTTAGCAAGCCAGATTCTACCTGTAGGTTATGGTCTGCTGGGCATTCCACTCAAGTAGAATGCCTATTTGACTATCTACTATTGGCCTGATTCTGTGATATTGCATTGATAACCTACAAACAGTTTTAGCATAACAAAATGCAAATTAATTCTGTTGGGAAGAAAACATAATCATAAAAGTCATACATTTATGTCTCTATAAGATATAAATAATTTCTGTATAAAAATTTCCAAAGTTAGTTCAGCATTTGTTTCCAACCATGTAAACATCTGTTCATCTGTTCACCAAATATACTTAGAACCTGCCTTGTGATTCTGCTGAATCCCTCACTAATGAAATATGTTCCCTATATATTTGTATAAAGATTATCTTTCTAACCTACAGAAAATTGTATGTTAGCGGAGCTTGCAAAGCTTCCTGTATTCTAATCTCTCTGGgaatgtaaaacaaaaaacaaacaagcaaacaaaagcaacatGGAATCAACAGAGCACCCCATCCTCTGTGTGCCAAACGTTGCTTaagtaaaatctaaaataaataagacCAAAACTTCAAACAGCATATCATCAGCCTTCTATTGGAGGTCCAGTCTAGTTTACTCACCTTCATAGGTGGAGGTTGCTGTCTGAAGGTGGCTGCCTGCCGTGTGTCCTGCTTCCTGGCCACTTGGAGTTGTTgggcagcagcagctgcagcagcaagGGATTCAGGTATGGGGGGTTCTTGAGGTTCTGTCTGCCattctgctttctgcttctcgAAGTAACTTTGGGAATGAAACACATCGGCTGGATCATTCTAAAAGCAAGAAGAGCCTTGCCTCTCTTAAAGTCTTTATGCTAAGGAGCCAAAAATGATACTAGGACCCCTCTTAGAAGGGAGTACCCTCCCCATAACATATGGTTCTTTCCCCTTAATATGAGACACATTATCAGTGGAAATGGTAGACATTTTGCTTCTTAACTCTGATAGATGCggatgatagaaaaaaaatctcagggctAGCAAGATATTTAGGTGTATTCTCTATTTGATGGTCATTTACAATATTCTTATTATGCATTCCCAGGCCTGTATTTATATCCTTTTAGGAACCTGAAGCTCCCTACTTTCACAGGCAACACGCTGTACCTTTAGGGTATACTTTTTGTTGGGCGTATCTTTCTCACTCTCTTTAAAGTGAGCCTAGTATTTTACTCTGAGTCTTGAGGTTTAATGATAGGGTAAGTCCTGGATAACATGGAAGTGTATCATTTCATGTTTACAAAAGTTTCTGTATACTCCTCTAGATCCTAACTTAGAAAATGACCGCTTAAAAATCAtaggtttttaaatgtttaaaaatgttaaacatttttaaatgttacatGGAATACATTTATTTATGCACATTTATGTGTTGGCAGGCACATGATGCTACCATGTCCATGTGGAAGTCATAGGACAGCCTTCAAGAATTCATTCCCTCAGTCCACCATATGGGTCCCAGGAACAGAGCTCAGGTCCCCAGGTTTGGTCAAGAGTCCTTTTACTCTTACTCCCTGAGCCATCATGCCAGTGCATAGGCAAAATTCTTATATTGTCAAAAATTGCacaaggtatttttaaaaattgcctaTTAATCTTCATCTCATCATTTTTCTTATATAACTTGTCAGCATAGAGATTTGCAGAAGGTCATGCAAGGAATGACCCACTGAAAGGCCTAATAGGTCTATATATTCTGACTTTTGGCCAGGCTTTAGGTATATATCCATCTtgcacctccccacccctcccttcTGCTACACAGTGTTATtttggagtcagaggcaggcgtCTTACTCCAAGGAgagtttctcttcctcttcacaCAAGTCAGGAAGCCTTTGCAGGCCCAATGTCATGCGCAGGGCATCCACATGTTCTTTCAGCGGCTTATACTCATCATGAAGCCTCCGGGTTGACTCTAGTAGCTTGTTTAAGTCATTTTCAGATTGTTTAATGGTGTTTTCCATCTGAAAAATAGAGCAGGGTAAAAACAGAAACGATCCCAAAGTTCTCAAGAGGCTTTAACCTATCACTAAATAGATAATAGCACAGAATCCAGAGGAAAACCAATCTATGTTCAAGTTCTCTATCTTTTCTACACGGTTGATTCAAAGATCAAATTCATGTGAAGCACTTAATATAGGAATTAATTATAGGAGTAAAAGCTCATAAAAATGGTTGTTAAATTAACTCAAATTAGTAGAATCGCATAGCTGGAATTGCCTTTAGAGATCATCTAGTTCACCTTATCATTGATTTTAGAGGTTAGTGAGCTGAAGCTCAGAGAGTAAAGGATTTATTTAGGGAAATACTTCTTAGGGACAAAACCTACACAAAATTGAAGacttagctgggtggtggtggcacatgcctttgatcctagtaTTTAGGAGGCAGAcacaagtagatctctgtgagtttgaggccagcctggcctacaaaacaAGTTGCAGGATAGCCAGGTCTACACACGGAGAAACCATATctgaagaaagcaaaaaaaaaaaaattaaaaaaatgatgacTTGTGTCCTCTAGGCCAGTTACATTCTTTCCTAGGTAAATTGTTTTCAAATGTGGTTGCCACACTTCCACCCCACCACCCCATTTccctcagcagcagctgcagcagcagcattgGCATTTACAAATGAAGAATTTTCAATTCTCAAGCCCTTAACTAACATATGTAACTAGAAACTCTGGAGTAAAGTTTAACTTGTTTCTCGTAGGCTCTCCATTTGACCCTGGTGCCCCAGTCTGAGATTTACTGGCCTGGATTCTCACCCTCTTTGTCAAAAACATGTTACTCATTCTATTGATTCTATATCATCAGTTAGTTTGCAGCAGAGTGTATGGTTCCCTCTGGAGACCCAGAATCTTGTGCTCACTAATACTCAAAACCTCAAGGGTCTATTATGCAATcctcatttatgtatttttaaaatattctaggcctGACAATATTCTGAAAATAAGTAATCCCACAGAAATGACTTTCCCAAGAATAGAAACTTAGCTCTAtcaaaagtgaattaaaaaaaaagatattgttATAGGCTGTAAGGATTAAAAAGGTCCTGACAGGTAAACATTTCCCACTTGtttgcaggccccctgggcccagatttttttggctttgttggttggtctccttgtggagctcctgtcctctccagtcctGCTACCTTCTGCCCCTtgtccttcttccataagactccctgcactctgtccaaagtttggctgtgaatctctgcatctgcttcaatcccctgctgggtggagtctttagaGGATATCTATGGTAGGTTTCTATCCTGTTCCCACTCTTAAGCCACTTCCAGTATCTATCttgttttccttctgaatgagaattaagcatcctccctagagtcttccttgttgtttagcttctttaggtctatagattttactatgtttaccctatattatatggctaatatccacttataagtgagtatataccatgagtgtctttctggttctgggttatctcactcaggatgatctttgctagttccatccatttgcctgcacatttcatgccaaggaccatgcatggaaaagacccagaacctctgttcagatgtagtccacagacagctcagtatccatgtgggttgcctactaaggggaacaagggctgtttctgacatgaactcagttgcctactcTTCCATCACTCCCCCCTGCCCCGACAGGgcaaccttgccagcccacagaggaagaggatccagacagttctgatgagacttgataagctaggctcagatagtaggggagaagggctcctcctttcagTGTTCTAGCAGTGAGGGATGGGAGTAGAGCGAGGGAAGGGGGACTGAGGGGAAGTGATGGAGgaagctacaatcaggatataaagtaaataaattgtaaaaaaaaaataaagattaaaaaaaaaatcttcccagtTCCTGATAAAGGAATCAATAAGTATAGAAGCCCAGCCTCTACAGGAATATCTCCCAACAAGTTTAAAGCTCAAACTTCAACAAGCTGAAGTTGGTCAGCTCAGCAGTTTATTCTCAATATTTCAAGAGTTTGCAAATGGCAGTCTAATGAGGGAGCCCCCCACTTTCATAAGCAGGCAGCGATGATTCATTTGGTCTGGATGGAAGCTTTTGAGCATGCTAAGCTGTCCTCAAGAGGCAGGAATCTAGTCCACTTTTTTTGGTTGCTTCTTACGCTGCAGACTTCCAGAGTGTAAACACGTCAGAACTGAATGAACCCTTGAAGGTCAATTAGCTACTTTTAAAATACAGGGagagggtcttcccagagacccatactccaaccaagtacctggcatggagataaccttgaacccctgtgcagatgtaatccatggcagtttagtgtctaagtgggttacatagtaatgggaagagggactgcctctgacataatctgataggcctgctctttgatcacctccccctgaggggagagcagtcttagcaggccacagatgacaatgcagctactccggatgtgatctgatagactaagatcagaaggaaggagaggaggacctcc from Meriones unguiculatus strain TT.TT164.6M chromosome X, Bangor_MerUng_6.1, whole genome shotgun sequence encodes the following:
- the Zc4h2 gene encoding zinc finger C4H2 domain-containing protein isoform X3 is translated as MADEQEIMCKLESIKEIRNKTLQMEKIKARLKAEFEALESEERHLKEYKQEMDLLLQEKMAHVEELRLIHADINVMENTIKQSENDLNKLLESTRRLHDEYKPLKEHVDALRMTLGLQRLPDLCEEEEKLSLEPVCHVINRFIEMHLYVLFAKPRVGHGTPKSQNGSKMNEERVKGP
- the Zc4h2 gene encoding zinc finger C4H2 domain-containing protein isoform X1, which produces MADEQEIMCKLESIKEIRNKTLQMEKIKARLKAEFEALESEERHLKEYKQEMDLLLQEKMAHVEELRLIHADINVMENTIKQSENDLNKLLESTRRLHDEYKPLKEHVDALRMTLGLQRLPDLCEEEEKLSLDYFEKQKAEWQTEPQEPPIPESLAAAAAAAQQLQVARKQDTRQAATFRQQPPPMKACLSCHQQIHRNAPICPLCKAKSRSRNPKKPKRKQDE
- the Zc4h2 gene encoding zinc finger C4H2 domain-containing protein isoform X2; translation: MADEQEIMCKLESIKEIRNKTLQMEKIKARLKAEFEALESEERHLKEYKQEMDLLLQEKMAHVEELRLIHADINVMENTIKQSENDLNKLLESTRRLHDEYKPLKEHVDALRMTLGLQRLPDLCEEEEKLSLEMIQPMCFIPKVTSRSRKQNGRQNLKNPPYLNPLLLQLLLPNNSKWPGSRTHGRQPPSDSNLHL